Proteins encoded by one window of Arachis hypogaea cultivar Tifrunner chromosome 1, arahy.Tifrunner.gnm2.J5K5, whole genome shotgun sequence:
- the LOC112704114 gene encoding mitochondrial thiamine diphosphate carrier 2 — MEEHSQLKRAIIDSSAGAISGGISRTVTSPLDVIKIRFQVQLEPTSSWALLRKDLAAPSKYTGIFQASKDIFREEGFQGFWRGNVPALLMVMPYTAIQFTVLHKLKTLASGSSKSEDHSSLSPYLSYVSGALAGCAATIGSYPFDLLRTILASQGEPKVYPNMRSAYLDIVQTRGYKGLYAGLSPTLVEIIPYAGLQFGTYDTFKRWAMAWNHRYSNTTTGGNLSSFELFVCGLAAGTCAKLVCHPLDVVKKRFQIEGLQRHPRYGARVELHAYRNMFDALSQIIRSEGWAGLYKGIIPSTVKAAPAGAVTFVAYELTSDWLESL, encoded by the exons ATGGAGGAGCATAGTCAATTGAAGCGTGCCATTATTGATTCCTCTGCTGGGGCAATTTCCGGTGGAATTTCAAGGACAGTAACCTCTCCCCTCGATGTTATTAAGATTAGGTTCCAG GTTCAACTAGAGCCCACATCTTCATGGGCTTTACTACGCAAGGATCTTGCTGCACCATCAAAATACACTGGTATATTTCAAGCATCTAAAGATATTTTCAGAGAAGAAGGTTTTCAG GGTTTTTGGCGGGGGAATGTACCGGCATTGCTTATGGTTATGCCATATACAGCTATACAGTTTACAGTTTTACATAAGTTGAAAACTCTTGCCTCTGGTTCTTCCAAGTCAG AGGATCACAGTAGTTTGAGCCCTTATCTGTCCTATGTCAGTGGGGCATTAGCTGGATGTGCAGCTACAATAGGGTCTTACCCGTTTGATCTTCTCCGAACCATATTAGCTTCTCAGGGGGAGCCAAAG GTGTATCCAAACATGAGGTCAGCATATCTTGATATTGTCCAGACTCGAGGTTACAAAGGCTTGTATGCTGGATTGTCACCGACGCTAGTTGAGATTATACCTTATGCAGGCCTACAATTTGGCACCTATGATACATTTAAGCGTTGGGCCATG GCTTGGAACCATAGATATTCCAATACCACCACAGGAGGTAACCTCTCTAGCTTCGAACTTTTCGTTTGTGGGTTGGCAGCTGGAACATGTGCAAAACTTGTCTGTCATCCGCTTGATGTAGTCAAGAAAAGGTTTCAG ATTGAGGGGCTTCAGAGGCATCCAAGATATGGAGCAAGAGTTGAGCTTCATGCATACAGGAATATGTTTGATGCCTTGAGCCAGATAATACGGTCGGAAGGTTGGGCCGGTCTATACAAGGGGATAATACCATCAACCGTTAAAGCCGCACCAGCTGGGGCTGTAACATTTGTTGCATATGAGTTGACTTCTGATTGGCTAGAGTCCCTTTAA
- the LOC112704123 gene encoding uncharacterized protein has translation MGQAFRRASGRIRASSEADIPKPKKVVDPPPPRKVDVSKATAQPQDTLNADGGSKVNLENVLEERDPKYDAMLGQMLGRITAKPGGKPEMGEAFVVEKSKRPMPKLRDTKPDSGRYEERPVPTGNLNVAQLRHIFLLHEGRDEDHRGPMDVHKIAEKFRIEAVQIQRIFQFLSLPPENSNQEKNKSSR, from the exons ATGGGTCAGGCATTTCGTCGAGCATCTGGAAGAATACGAGCTTCCTCCGAAGCCGATATTCCCAAACCTAAGAAGGTCGTCGATCCACCGCCGCCACGGAAGGTGGATGTTTCCAAGGCCACCGCACAACCGCAGGACACACTAAACGCCG ATGGTGGCTCTAAAGTTAACTTGGAGAATGTTCTGGAAGAAAGAGATCCAAAATACGATGCCATGCTTGGTCAAATGCTTGGTAGAATTACTGCAAAACCTGGGGGGAAACCCGAAATGGGTGAG GCTTTTGTGGTAGAGAAATCTAAGAGGCCTATGCCAAAGTTGCGAGATACAAAACCGGATTCTGGTAGGTATGAAGAAAGGCCTGTTCCTACAGGCAATTTGAATGTGGCTCAGTTGCGCCATATCTTCCTCTTGCATGAGGGCAGGGATGAAGATCACAGAGGACCAATGGACGTCCACAAGATTGCTGAAAAGTTCCGGATTGAAGCCGTGCAGATTCAGAGGATCTTCCAGTTCCTGTCACTCCCTCCGGAAAATAGCAACCAAGAAAAAAACAAATCATCAAGATAA